From Dioscorea cayenensis subsp. rotundata cultivar TDr96_F1 chromosome 13, TDr96_F1_v2_PseudoChromosome.rev07_lg8_w22 25.fasta, whole genome shotgun sequence, the proteins below share one genomic window:
- the LOC120274868 gene encoding heptahelical transmembrane protein 4-like — protein sequence MGKTCSFQCKEAAKCELVGFESLPTFLKDNEFILNYYRSQWPWKQTILSIFSIHNETLNIWTHLIGFIIFLTLTLCTMHAFAPLTFSQSSSDKVMILNTTSATIFRAQVPANQTNIINLLSIMKDDDVLESMITRWPFYAYLFGAMFCLLTSSVCHLLSCHSEHCAYTMLRLDYTGISTLIVTSFYPLVYYTFMCDPFVRNLYISFITIFGVGAIFASLVPVFQTPEFRSVRALLFFCMGVSGIVPIIHKLMVFSEEPVAVMTAVYELAMGGFYGLGVVVYATRVPERWMPGKFDLVGHSHQLFHVLVIAGAYTHYLASVMYLNWREMDQCY from the exons ATGGGAAAGACATGCTCTTTTCAGTGCAAAGAGGCTGCAAAGTGTGAGCTTGTGGGATTTGAATCTCTCCCAACTTTCCTCAAAGACAATGAGTTCATCTTGAACTACTACCGTTCTCAATGGCCATGGAAGCAAACCATTCTCAGCATCTTCTCAATTCACAATGAAACCCTCAACATCTGGAC GCATTTGATAGgattcatcatcttcctcacTCTCACCTTATGCACAATGCACGCCTTTGCTCCATTAACCTTCAGTCAGAGCTCATCAGATAAAGTCATGATCTTGAATACTACTTCTGCCACAATATTCAGAGCTCAAGTTCCAGCCAACCAAACCAACATCATTAATCTCCtg AGTATTATGAAAGATGATGATGTGCTTGAGAGTATGATTACACGTTGGCCATTCTATGCATACTTGTTTGGAGccatgttttgcttgttaaCAAGCAGTGTGTGCCACCTTCTATCATGCCACTCAGAGCACTGTGCATACACCATGCTCAGACTAGACTACACTGGAATCTCAACCCTAATTGTCACCTCTTTCTACCCTCTTGTTTACTACACCTTCATGTGTGACCCCTTTGTTCGAAACCTCTACATCAGCTTCATTACCATCTTTGGTGTTGGGGCTATTTTTGCTTCGCTTGTGCCCGTGTTTCAAACGCCAGAGTTTAGGTCTGTACGTGCATTGCTCTTCTTTTGCATGGGTGTATCAGGAATTGTGCCTATCATACACAAGCTGATGGTTTTCAGCGAGGAACCGGTGGCAGTGATGACGGCAGTGTATGAGCTTGCGATGGGTGGTTTCTATGGGCTTGGGGTTGTTGTTTATGCGACGAGGGTGCCGGAGAGGTGGATGCCAGGGAAGTTTGATCTTGTGGGACATAGCCATCAGCTCTTCCATGTTCTTGTTATTGCCGGAGCTTACACACACTATCTTGCAAGTGTGATGTACTTGAATTGGAGAGAAATGGACCAGTGTTATTAG